GTCGGAGTCGATCCCGTGTGCGAGCCCCGGGTACACGCGGACCTCCGCCGTCGCATGGCCGGCGAGCCAGGCGCCGGTTCGTGCGACCGCGTCCGGATGGATGACGCGGTCGGCGTCGCCGCGACCCCAGAACACGCCGGGCCGGGCGTCGCGCAGCGCCGCGTCGGCCGGCTGCTCGGCGGCCTGCACGAACCCCGCGAACACCACCGTGGCGGCGATGCGCTCGGGACGCGTGCGCAGCAGCTGGGTCGCCATGAGCCCGCCCTGCGAGAACCCGACGGGCACGAGCCGGGCGCCGGCGGGGAGGTTCTCGTCGACCCAGGCCCAGATCGCCTCGGTCGCCGCCGCGACAGGCTCCGGCGCGGGGTTGCCGGGGGACGTGATCGCGAACCACGCCGCACCGCCGTTCGGCATCGCCAACGGCGCCCGCAGGGAGGCGAACGGCAGGTCGAAGGACGAGGCGAGGCCGACGAGGTCCCGTTCGTGCGAGGCGAACCCGTGCAGGAGCAGAGCGACGACGGGCGTGGCGGCATCCGTCGCCCCGGACGAGACGACCGCGGCGGGGATCCTCATCGCGACAGCAGCTCGTCGGTCGTGGTGCCCGGCAGCGCCACCGTCACCTGCGTGCCCCACGGATCGCGCGTGACGATGGTGCGTCCGTCGTCGCCGAAGTCGACGCCCGTGGTGCGCAGGCGTGCCGCGAGCGCGTCGAGGTCGGCGCGCGCGGGAACGGTCACCGCGACGTCCCCGAGTCCCAGACGTGCGGCGCGCGGGCCGGCGCCGCGGCTGTTCCAGATGTTCATCGCGACGTGGTGGTGGTAGCCGCCCGCCGACGCGAACAGCGCCCCGGGGTAGCTCGAGACCGTCGTCTCGAAGCCGATCGTGTCGATGTAGAAGTCGCGGGCGGTCGAGACGTCGCCGACCTGCAGGTGCACGTGGCCGACGCGGCCGGCGAGCGCCGGCCCGGCATCCACGGCCTCCTGCGTGAGGTGACGGCGGAGGTAGTCGTTCGGGTCGAGGTACAGCGTCGCCATCTTCAGCTCGCCGCCGATGTCGTGCTGCCACTGCTCGCGCGGGCGGTCGGTGTACAGCTCGATGCCGTTGCCCTCGGGGTCGGTGAAGTAGAAGGCCTCGCTCACGAGGTGGTCGCTGGAGCCGGTGAACCGCGTGCGGGGGTCCTGTGCGGCCCGGTAGACGGTCGCGGCGAGGCTCGGGGCGTCGTCGAAGAGGAACGCGGTGTGGAAGAGGCCCGCTTCGCGGGGGTCGACGCCGGGGAGTCCGGGCGTGTGGATGAGCCGCACCATCGGAACGTCGCCGCGACCGAGGACGCGGTGCACCTCTCGGCCCCGCGCGCGCTCCTCGATCGGGTCGAGCGCGAGCGCGTCGGCGTAGTACGTCGACATCAGCTCGAGATCGCCGACGCGCAGGCTCACGGCGTCCATGGCGGTGTCGGGGTTGATGATGCGCTCGTCGGTCGGCGCGGCTGTCGCGGTCATGAGGTCCTGCTCGTTCCGTTCGGTGGGTTGTGTCGAGAGTAGCCAATTTTAGTTGTAGGTGCAACTAAAATTGATGCACGGAGTCGAACTTCCATTCATGGGCATATATTCCGCACAGCCCTTGTTCCCCCGCTTCGGCGGTCCGGATGACGTGGACCGCACGACCCGCGGACACTCCGCGAGCCGATTCGAGAACCACTCAGGAGGCTCCTCATGACAGATGCACGATTCGACGGCCGCACCGTCCTCATCACCGGCGGCGGTTCGGGCCTCGGCCGGGCCACGGCCGTCCGGCTGGCCGCGGAGGGTGCGAAGCTCGCGCTCGTCGACATCTCGGAAGCAGGACTGGCCGCCACCGCGGAGGCCGTCCGCGAAGCCGCTCCCGGCGCGGAGCTGATCACGGTGCTCGCCGACGTCTCGCAGGAGGCCGACGTCCAGCGCTATGTGGACGAGACGCTGGCCGCCTTCGGCCGCATCGACGGCTTCTTCAACAACGCCGGCATCGAGGGCAAGCAGAATCTCACCGAGGACTTCACCGCGACCGAGTTCGACCGCGTCGTCGCCATCAACCTGCGCGGCGTGTTCCTGGGCCTCGAGAAGGTGCTGGGGGTCATGCGCGGCCAGGGCGGCGGCGCGGTGGTCAACACCGCGAGCGTCGGCGGCATCCGCGGTGTCGGCAACCAGTCCGGCTACGCGGCGGCGAAGCACGGCGTCGTCGGGCTCACGCGCAACTCGGCCGTGGAGTACGGCGCCGACGGCGTACGCGTCAACGCCATCGCCCCCGGAGCGATCTGGACCCCGATGGTCGAGAACTCGATGAAGCAGATCGACGCGGACAACCCCCGCAAGGCGGCGGAGCAGTTCATCCAGGCCAACCCCGCCAAGCGCTACGGCGAGGCGGCCGAGATCGCCGCCGTGGTGGCGTTCCTGATGTCGGACGACGCCTCCTACGTCAACGCCGCGGTCGTCCCGATCGACGGCGGCCAGTCCGCGAAGTACTGACCCCCGCCGGCGCAGCGGGTGCCCGCCCGCACCCGCTGCGCCATGCTGGAGGAATGGGTCCGCGAGCGATCGTCAGCATCGAGCTGCTCCTCGACGCTGACGCCGAGCAGACGGTGCGGGCCGAGTGGGACGCCCTCGCCGCAGCGGGGCTGTCCAGCCTCGCCGCGCACACCGCCGCGAGCAACCGCCCGCACGTGACACTCATGGTGCGTCCGCGCATCCCCGAGTTCACGGTCGAGGCGCTCGCGGACCGCCTTCCGCTGCGGGCCGATCTCGGGGCGCCGATCGTGTTCGGCACCGGCGACCGCCGCATCCTCGCGCGGTCGGTGATCCCCTCACCGGAGCTCATCGCCTTCCACTCGGCGCTGCACGCGACGATCTGCGCCGGCGACGACGCCCCGCACACGCAACCTGGTGCGTGGACGCCGCACGTGACGCTGGCGCGCCGGGTGCGCCGCGACGACCTTCCGACCGCCGTCGCGGCCGTCGGCGGCGAGGTGCGCGCGCGGGCGATCACCCTGCGTCGATGGGATGCGGCGTGCTCCGCCGTGACCGTGCTCGCCGGTGGCGCGACGCCCTGATCGGCCGCCGGTCCGTCCAGCAGACGGGACTCGTTTCGCGGGCTCCCAGCGGGCCCGCTTAGGATCGTGGGACCCGAACGACACTCTGACCCCCCACGGAGCGCGGTGATGACTGACCGATCCACCCCGAGATCGACCTCCCGTACCGAATCCGACGGCGTGCGACTGCCGCGCGCCGTCGCGGAGATCACCGGCTGGGTCCTGATCGCCGTCGGCGCCCTCCTGGCGATCGTGGCGACCGGAGCCGGAGCCGGAGCCGGCGGCGCCGCTGCGCTCCTCGCGGCCGGGGTCGCGCTGCTCCTGGTGGCACGCGCCGATGGGTTCTTCGGCCGCGTGCACGGCCTCCTGATCGACACCGGCATCGCCCCCGACCGCGACCGGACGTCGGAGCGTGCCGGCCGGGTGCCGCACCACCGCGCGACGCGCGCTCTCCTGGGCGAGACGGTGAAGGCGCTCAACGGCGCGGATCCGGCGTCCCCGTGGACGATCGAGCGGGACGGATCGTGGTCGACGGCCGAGGTCTTCGACTACGCGATCTACCGCCGCCACCAGGGGGCTCCGCCCGAGCGCATCGGAATCGACGTGGATCCGGACCCGACCTCCGACATCGGAGCGACGGCGCTGCGGATCGCCTCGTCGTTCTCCGCCGGCGGCGGACTCTACGACGCTGTCCTGGTCGTCGCGGCGAAGCTCGACCACGAGGACGCGGAGCGCCTGGAGCGTCTGGTGTCGCGTCTGTGCGGCGCACCCTGCGTTGCAGTCGCCGTCCAGGGCCTGGGCGTGCCGTCCGGCCCTCACCACCACGGCGACGCCGAGATCCTCCTCATGGCCGAGGCCCTCGAGCACATCACCACCGCGCATCGCGCCAGCGCTCCGCGATCGACGGCGGCCCCGTCGCCGCGTCCGACCGCCGAGCGGTATGCCCCCGCTGTCCAGCCCCCCGCCGCGCAGCCGCCCGCCGAGCCCGCGCGCCGCGAGACCGCGATGGCGTGGAGCGGCGAGGCATCCGAGCCCAGCACCCCCGCCCTCGGCACGGCGCCGGCGGCATCCGACGACTTCGCGGCCCTCCTGCAGCAGGCGTCGACCGACCAGCCGGCCCCGTCCCGACGGTCCCGCAGCCAGCGCTGATCCGACCACGGGGCGCCGCGATCAGGACCCGCGGCCGCGCCGCCAGGTTACGGTCAGGTGAACTCTCGCTCACATCGTTGACAATGCTCACGCGACTACGGGACATTGTCGTCCGGATACGTTCGTGCGTCGACGCAGCGATGCACGATGACGACACTGCTCAGCCACTGGGGAGGCTCCCGATGATCGACGATGAAGAGAACCAGCCCGACTCATCCCGCGCGAACGGCGTCTCGCGCCGGACCATCGCGAAGGGCGCCGCGTGGGCGATCCCGGTGATCGCGATGGGCGCGACCGTGCCGACGGCGGTGGCTTCGCCGCAGGGCGCACCGACGCCTCCGTGCGTCACCGCACTCACGAACGACTCGATCAACTGGGTCGTCGACAACGTCAAGTACGCCGAGTCCGGGCATACGTGCAACAGCTACGATTCCCACCGCGATGTGCGCCTGACATTCGAGGTCCTGCAGGACTGCCAGCACGACGTCACGGTCCAGGTCCGCAACGTCGTGGGCAACTCGGTCTGGTGCGCCTGGAACAGCCAGACGCTGTACCTGCTCAAGACCTCGCCCGCGGGCAGCGGCCTCGACCTCACCTTCCCCGCGACCGGCGATCGGCCCACGAACATCAACAACGGCTACGTGTCGTCCTCGTGCAACATCACCGCGTACGAGTCGGCGAACGACGGCATGCACATCAATCCGTGCGCGCCCGGCGGTCCGTACTTCGAGTACCGGTACAGCACCGACTACAGCGGAAGCGTGGCGACGGCGACCTGGTCGGCCTGGTTCGGCTGGGGCGACGTGGGCACGGTGCCGCTCCCCCCGTCCTGACCCGCAGCACCATCCCCCCAACACGGTCACGGCCCCAGCCAGTAGGTTGGGGCCGTGACCGTTCCCATCGATGCCACCGCCACGTCCGCCTGGGCCCAGCTCTCCTCGCTTCGCGACAGCTTCACCCCCGACCTCCGCGCGTGGTTCGCGGCGGACCCCGAGCGCGTGGAGCGCTTCACGCTCGCGCTCGGCGACCTGCACGTCGATCTCTCGAAGAACCTCGTCACCGACGAAATCCTCGCCGCGCTGGTGAAGCTCGCCCATGAGACCAGCGTCGCCGAGCGCTACGCCGCGATGATCTCGGGCGTGCACATCAACACCACCGAGGACCGCGCGGTGCTGCACACCGCCCTCCGCCGCCCCGCGGGTGCGACGCCCGCGCTCGTGGTCGACGGGCAGGACGTCGATGCCGACGTGCAGGACGTGCTGGCGAAGGTAGCGGCCTTCGCCGAGCGCGTGCGCTCGGGCGACTTCGCCGGCGTGACCGGCAAGAAGGTCACGCACGTCGTCAACATCGGCATCGGCGGCTCAGACCTCGGGCCCGTGATGATCTACGAGGCCCTCAAGCCCTATGCGGATGCCGGGATCGAGGCGCGGTTCGTCTCGAACATCGACCCCACCGACCTGGCGCAGAAGACGGCCGACCTCGACCCCGAGACGACCCTGTTCATCGTCGCCTCGAAGACCTTCACGACCCTCGAGACGCTCACCAACGCACGCCTCGCACGCGACTGGCTGTGGACGAAGCTGGCCGACGCGGGGGTCATCGGCGACGACGAGCAGTCCCGGACGGATGCCGTCGCCCACCACTTCATCGCGGTGTCGACGGCGCTGGACAAGGTCGCCGCGTTCGGCATCGACACCGACAACGCGTTCGGGTTCTGGGACTGGGTGGGCGGCCGCTACTCCGTCGACTCGGCCATCGGCACCTCGCTGGCCATCGCGCTCGGCCCCGACGTGTTCGCGGAACTCCTCGCCGGCTTCCACACCGTCGATGAGCACGTGCGCACGACCCCGCTCGAGGCCAACGTCCCGGTGCTGATGGGCCTGCTCAACATCTGGTACACGAACTTCCTCGGCTCGCAGTCGCATGCTGTGCTGCCCTACGCGCAGCAGCTGCACCGCTTCGCCGCGTACCTGCAGCAGCTGACGATGGAGTCCAACGGCAAGTCGGTCCGCTGGGACGGCTCTCCGGTCACCACCGACACCGGCGAGGTGTTCTGGGGCGAGCCGGGGACGAACGGCCAGCACGCGTTCTACCAGCTGATCCACCAGGGCACGCGCCTGATCCCGGCCGACTTCATCGCGTTCGTCAACCCGGCGTATCCGCTCGAGGACGACGGCCGCGACGTGCACGGCCTGTTCCTGGCGAACTTCCTCGCGCAGACCAAGGCGCTGGCGTTCGGCAAGACGGCCGCCGAGGTCGAGGCCGAGGGCACGACGGGCCCGCTCGTGGCCGCCCGCACGTTCGCCGGCAACCGCCCGACGACGTCGATCTTCGCCCCCGCGCTCACCCCTGCCGTGCTCGGCCAGCTGATCGCCCTGTACGAGCACATCACGTTCACGCAGGGCGTGATCTGGGGCATCAACTCGTTCGACCAGTGGGGCGTCGAGCTCGGCAAGCAGCTCGCTCTGCAGATCGCCCCGGCGATCGAGGGGGACGACGAGGCCCTCGCGGCGCAGGATGCCTCCACGCGCGCGCTGCTGGAGTACTACCGCGCCCACCGCGGCTGAGGCACGCCGTAAGACGCCCGGCCCCCGCCGGGCGGCGCGGGGTCGTCAGTCCGCGACCGAGACGTCCACCTGGATCTCGTTCGCGAGGCGCTCGAGCTCGGCCGTCACATCGGCGGGGTCGACGGATGCCGGCACCCGCACCATCACGTCGGCCTCGAACAGGCGACCGCCGAACATGGCGGCCTCGCGCGTTTCGGTGGTCATCGCCTCGATGCTGAGGTCGTGATCGCGCAGCACGGCGGAGATGTCGCGGACGATTCCGGGATGGTCGTTGCCGAGCACGTGGAACGTCAGGTGACGGGCGCCGGCGGCATCCGCTCCGGCGTTCGCCCCGGTGTGGACGGTGACGGCGAGGAGGCCCTCGAGCGCGGCGAGCGCCGCCCGCAGCTCCTCGGCCCGGTCGTCGTCGACCGAGACCTCGATGACGCCGGCGAAGGCGCCGGCGAGCTCGGCCAGCTGGCTGCGCTCCCAGTTGCCGCCGTGGGCTCCGACGATGTCGGCGACCGAGGCGACCAGACCGGCGCGATCGTCGCCGACGACGGTGAGGACGAGAGAAGTCACCCCGCCAGCGTACCCAGCCCGGACCGTCCGTGTCGGGGCGGGAGGGGTGGCGACCCGGCTCGGACCGGTGCATGATCGACCCGTCCCCCTGCTTCAGAGGAGCCGCCCTCATGCCGGATGCCGCCGACGCGAGCCGCGCACCGCGCTGGAGCGTCGACCTCCCCGATCTCACCGGCCGCCGCGCCGTCGTGACCGGCGCGAGCGACGGCGTCGGCGCGGAGATCGCACGCGGACTCGCTCGCGCAGGGGCCGAGGTGATCATGCCGGTGCGCTCGAAGGCGAAGGGGGAACGGGTGATCGCGGGGATCCGCGAGGACGATCCCGCGGCGTCCCTGTCGCTGCGCTCGCTCGACCTGTCGTCGCTGGCCTCGTCGCGCGCCCTCTCCCGCCAGCTGCGCGCCGAGGGCGTCCCGGTCGACATCCTGGTGCTCAACGCCGGCGTCATCCGGCTGAAGGACCGCGTACGCCACGTGACGGCGGACGGCATCGAGCTGCATCTGCAGACGAATGCCCTCGGCCACGCGCTCCTGGTCGCGGACCTGCTGCCGCTGCTGCGAGCCCGGGGCGCGCGCGTCGTGGCGCAGTGCAGTCTCGCGACCCGCCGCGCGGCGATCCCGTGGCGCGACGTGAATCTCGAACGGGGTTATCGGCCGATGCGCGCCTACGGGGCGTCGAAGGCCGCGCTGGGTCTGTTCGCCGTGGAGCTGGCGCGCCGCAGCGCGGCCGGCGGGTGGGGGGTGACGTCGCTGCTGTGCCACCCCGGCACGGCGATGACGAACATCGCGCCCGCGGACTCTCCCCTGCGGCGCGGCCTCGTCGGCCGGCTCGCGCAGGCGCTGTACGAGCGCGGCATCGGCCTGCAGAGTCCGGCCGAGGCCGCACTCCCGGCGCTGTACGCCGCGACGAGCCCCCACGCGCACAGCGGCGACATGGTGGTGCCGTCCGGGATGTTCGAGATCGCCGGTGCTCCCGCGCTGCGCGAGCCGTACCGCGCTCTCACCGGCCGCGCGGAGGCCGCGCGGGTCTGGGACCTCGTGACCGAGCTCACCGGCGCGCACTTCCCGGATGCCGGCGGCGCCTCCGATCAGGCGACGCCGAACAGCGGCGGGAACACGAACCCCACCCCGAGCACTCAGCCGGCCTAGAACACCCTGCGGCGGCGAGGTGTGCGCGGCGTCGCCTACAGCTCGCCGGGCGACGTGGCCTGGGCGTCGATCTCATCGACGATGCGGCGCACCGGCGTCACGGCGGCGCCCGGCTTGCGCGGCGCGTAGACGACGAGCGAATGGAACACGAACCGCACGATGAATGCGACCAGCAGGGTGATCCCGGTGGCCAGCACCGCCGAGATGTGCCAGGTCTCGACCAGCAGCGCCATGACCGGGATGCGGACCAGGGCCTCGACGTTGTTGAACGTGAACGACTTCGCGAACCTGATCCAGCCGGCCGAGGCGGCCGCCCGCATGTCGTGGAAGACGAAGCGCTCCAGCAGCAGGAAGTTGCCGATGATCGTCACCTCGGCGCCGACGACGGCGGCCAGGACGTACCCCACGCCCAGCTGCGTCAGAGCCCACACGATCGCCATGTTCGCGATCGCCCCGAGGCCGCCGATGAGCGCGAACACCGACATCTTCCCGAACCGCAGCGCCGTCAGCTGCGTCAGGAAGTGGATGCCCTGCCGGACGCTCGCCTTCGAATCGCCGGCGTGACGGGGCGCGAAGTCGAACGGCACCTCGGCGACCCGCATGGTGCGGCGCGCGAGGATCTCGAGCAGGATCTTGAAGCCCCGCGGCTGCAGGATCGCCTGGTCGACGGCGCGCCGATCGATCAGGAAGTAGCCGGTCATGGGGTCCGAGACCTCGCGCAGGCGGATCGGGAACATCGCACGGGTCACGGCGGTCGCCGCCTGCGAGACCAGGACCCGGGTTCGGTCGGCGAGCCCGCCGGAGGTCCCTCCTCCGACATACCGCGACGCCACGACGAGGTCGACGTCCCCCCGTCCGAAGCGCTCCCACAGGTCGCGGATCGTCTCGGGCGGATGCTGCAGGTCGCCGTCCATCACGACGCACGCATCCGCTTCGGCGAGGACGAAGCCTTCCAGCACGGCGCCCCCGAGGCCGCCGGTCGAGGCCTCGCGGTGCACGAGGCGCACCGGGAGCGGGGCCGTCTCGGCCGCCTCGAGCACCGCCGCGGGAGTGTCGTCGGTGCTGTCGTCGACGAACAGGATCTCGGCGTCGATGCCCCGCACCGCCGCGCCGATGCGCCTCACGAGCTCCGCGATGTTCGGAGACTCATTGAAGGTCGGGACGATGATCGAGAGCTGCACCGTCTCTATCGTCGCATGCGACGGATCGGAAGCATGCGGCCGTCACCCAGGAAGCATCCGCGAGAATGGACCGCATGACTTCGCCCTCCACGATCACGATGTTCGGCGCCGACTGGTGCCGCGACTGCGTCCGCACCAAGACCCAGCTCGACGGCCTCGGCGTCGCGTACACGTACATCGACCTCGTCGCCGACCCCGACGCCGCCGACGTCGCGCGCGAGATCTCGGGTCGCACCAACATCCCGGTGGTCGTCTACCCCGACTCCTCGCACCACGTCGAGCCCTCGAACGCCGACGTCGAGGCGAAGCTGCGCGAGCTCTCGCTCATCTGACCCCCGCGCGGGAGCTCCTCTCACTACTGTGGAGGCGTGGACGGCGATCGGTCGGTGCACGGGATCCTCGGACCCCGCGCGCTCCTGTGCCGGCGCGCGCTGACCGGCGAGCACGGCGTCTGCCTGCCGCCCCTCACCGACCATCACGTCCACCTGCACCTGATCGACGAGCACCGGCTCGCCGCCGGCGGCATCGCCGCGGTGCTCGACCTCGGGGGCGACCCGGCGAGCCTCGCACGACGCGACCGTGACGGCATGCCGCACGCGGCATACGCCGGAGCGTTCCTCACCGCACCCGGCGGCTACCCCTCGGGCCG
This region of Microbacterium thalassium genomic DNA includes:
- a CDS encoding glycine cleavage system protein R, which codes for MTSLVLTVVGDDRAGLVASVADIVGAHGGNWERSQLAELAGAFAGVIEVSVDDDRAEELRAALAALEGLLAVTVHTGANAGADAAGARHLTFHVLGNDHPGIVRDISAVLRDHDLSIEAMTTETREAAMFGGRLFEADVMVRVPASVDPADVTAELERLANEIQVDVSVAD
- a CDS encoding 2'-5' RNA ligase family protein — encoded protein: MGPRAIVSIELLLDADAEQTVRAEWDALAAAGLSSLAAHTAASNRPHVTLMVRPRIPEFTVEALADRLPLRADLGAPIVFGTGDRRILARSVIPSPELIAFHSALHATICAGDDAPHTQPGAWTPHVTLARRVRRDDLPTAVAAVGGEVRARAITLRRWDAACSAVTVLAGGATP
- a CDS encoding VOC family protein, whose translation is MTATAAPTDERIINPDTAMDAVSLRVGDLELMSTYYADALALDPIEERARGREVHRVLGRGDVPMVRLIHTPGLPGVDPREAGLFHTAFLFDDAPSLAATVYRAAQDPRTRFTGSSDHLVSEAFYFTDPEGNGIELYTDRPREQWQHDIGGELKMATLYLDPNDYLRRHLTQEAVDAGPALAGRVGHVHLQVGDVSTARDFYIDTIGFETTVSSYPGALFASAGGYHHHVAMNIWNSRGAGPRAARLGLGDVAVTVPARADLDALAARLRTTGVDFGDDGRTIVTRDPWGTQVTVALPGTTTDELLSR
- a CDS encoding glycosyltransferase, producing the protein MQLSIIVPTFNESPNIAELVRRIGAAVRGIDAEILFVDDSTDDTPAAVLEAAETAPLPVRLVHREASTGGLGGAVLEGFVLAEADACVVMDGDLQHPPETIRDLWERFGRGDVDLVVASRYVGGGTSGGLADRTRVLVSQAATAVTRAMFPIRLREVSDPMTGYFLIDRRAVDQAILQPRGFKILLEILARRTMRVAEVPFDFAPRHAGDSKASVRQGIHFLTQLTALRFGKMSVFALIGGLGAIANMAIVWALTQLGVGYVLAAVVGAEVTIIGNFLLLERFVFHDMRAAASAGWIRFAKSFTFNNVEALVRIPVMALLVETWHISAVLATGITLLVAFIVRFVFHSLVVYAPRKPGAAVTPVRRIVDEIDAQATSPGEL
- a CDS encoding alpha/beta hydrolase; the encoded protein is MRIPAAVVSSGATDAATPVVALLLHGFASHERDLVGLASSFDLPFASLRAPLAMPNGGAAWFAITSPGNPAPEPVAAATEAIWAWVDENLPAGARLVPVGFSQGGLMATQLLRTRPERIAATVVFAGFVQAAEQPADAALRDARPGVFWGRGDADRVIHPDAVARTGAWLAGHATAEVRVYPGLAHGIDSDELADAAAHVRERIVAVAGDPA
- a CDS encoding glucose 1-dehydrogenase; translation: MTDARFDGRTVLITGGGSGLGRATAVRLAAEGAKLALVDISEAGLAATAEAVREAAPGAELITVLADVSQEADVQRYVDETLAAFGRIDGFFNNAGIEGKQNLTEDFTATEFDRVVAINLRGVFLGLEKVLGVMRGQGGGAVVNTASVGGIRGVGNQSGYAAAKHGVVGLTRNSAVEYGADGVRVNAIAPGAIWTPMVENSMKQIDADNPRKAAEQFIQANPAKRYGEAAEIAAVVAFLMSDDASYVNAAVVPIDGGQSAKY
- a CDS encoding glutaredoxin family protein; translation: MTSPSTITMFGADWCRDCVRTKTQLDGLGVAYTYIDLVADPDAADVAREISGRTNIPVVVYPDSSHHVEPSNADVEAKLRELSLI
- the pgi gene encoding glucose-6-phosphate isomerase, which produces MTVPIDATATSAWAQLSSLRDSFTPDLRAWFAADPERVERFTLALGDLHVDLSKNLVTDEILAALVKLAHETSVAERYAAMISGVHINTTEDRAVLHTALRRPAGATPALVVDGQDVDADVQDVLAKVAAFAERVRSGDFAGVTGKKVTHVVNIGIGGSDLGPVMIYEALKPYADAGIEARFVSNIDPTDLAQKTADLDPETTLFIVASKTFTTLETLTNARLARDWLWTKLADAGVIGDDEQSRTDAVAHHFIAVSTALDKVAAFGIDTDNAFGFWDWVGGRYSVDSAIGTSLAIALGPDVFAELLAGFHTVDEHVRTTPLEANVPVLMGLLNIWYTNFLGSQSHAVLPYAQQLHRFAAYLQQLTMESNGKSVRWDGSPVTTDTGEVFWGEPGTNGQHAFYQLIHQGTRLIPADFIAFVNPAYPLEDDGRDVHGLFLANFLAQTKALAFGKTAAEVEAEGTTGPLVAARTFAGNRPTTSIFAPALTPAVLGQLIALYEHITFTQGVIWGINSFDQWGVELGKQLALQIAPAIEGDDEALAAQDASTRALLEYYRAHRG
- a CDS encoding SDR family oxidoreductase, with amino-acid sequence MIDPSPCFRGAALMPDAADASRAPRWSVDLPDLTGRRAVVTGASDGVGAEIARGLARAGAEVIMPVRSKAKGERVIAGIREDDPAASLSLRSLDLSSLASSRALSRQLRAEGVPVDILVLNAGVIRLKDRVRHVTADGIELHLQTNALGHALLVADLLPLLRARGARVVAQCSLATRRAAIPWRDVNLERGYRPMRAYGASKAALGLFAVELARRSAAGGWGVTSLLCHPGTAMTNIAPADSPLRRGLVGRLAQALYERGIGLQSPAEAALPALYAATSPHAHSGDMVVPSGMFEIAGAPALREPYRALTGRAEAARVWDLVTELTGAHFPDAGGASDQATPNSGGNTNPTPSTQPA